From the Brassica napus cultivar Da-Ae chromosome A8, Da-Ae, whole genome shotgun sequence genome, one window contains:
- the LOC106360257 gene encoding protein TRM32-like, with amino-acid sequence MRKHLKSEKSSPRHGKYNHKSGWLAGMLHVLDFHNWRTKNRPICWKTPRTHSLVREADEQEPFLDSKNEDSKIPSVVAEDPTRQLKKLMTTKQVNEYVDFLEILNKEDVFVKILKDPNSEFDKQVQIKTSPRVLPKSGSYPLSGSSRPARIEHKQKENWYAPKQNAAVLTFNVSTDASEEHKPIVPSHGSAVINGFRKIKKLLKNTLKDRKQMKKNEKCVAVSKYDSVERYSLLLEQSFRRARGGDLRSKSLKLSHEEKKSGLRDENKPQFFRRVSSLSSLEVFGSFLTELPRDSSARKSVDLDTNLVPKKSLLLSETLVRTEKEEEKNEEEKERSQEAETLLSPGLISLENNNHEEEEDEDVYFCYVKKLLKFSGFLENEVKWYSDDQPLDPSLLYELNIQEEEEVNKELLFDLVNEAITETRNQSHIYFPKTFSFAYPKGKRFLDEVWRRVEWSLLGLGAQGSDRSLDDIVGRDFTKGDGWMSLRGESEWLTLELEDLIFDELLDEILCAY; translated from the exons ATGAGGAAACATTTGAAAAGCGAGAAATCAAGTCCAAGACATGGCAAATATAATCACAAATCTGGCTGGTTAGCTGGAATGCTTCATGTTCTTGACTTTCACAATTGGAGAACTAAGAACCGTCCAATCT GTTGGAAGACCCCAAGAACTCATTCCTTGGTGCGTGAAGCTGATGAACAAGAACCATTTCTTGATTCTAAAAACGAAGATTCAAAGATTCCAAGTGTTGTTGCGGAGGATCCAACGAGACAACTGAAGAAGCTGATGACAACAAAGCAAGTAAACGAGTACGTTGATTTTCTTGAAATCCTGAACAAGGAAGATGTTTTTGTCAAGATACTAAAAGACCCAAACTCGGAGTTTGATAAGCAAGTGCAGATCAAGACTAGTCCAAGAGTTTTACCCAAGTCAGGCTCGTACCCTCTCTCTGGCTCTTCACGTCCCGCTAGAATTGAGCACAAGCAGAAAGAGAATTGGTATGCTCCAAAGCAGAACGCTGCCGTTTTGACTTTTAATGTTTCAACAGACGCTTCTGAGGAACACAAACCAATCGTACCTTCTCATGGCTCAGCTGTAATAAATGGATTCAGAAAAATCAAGAAGTTGCTCAAGAACACACTGAAAGACCGAAAGCAAATGAAGAAGAATGAGAAGTGTGTAGCCGTCTCAAAATATGATTCTGTGGAGAGATATTCTCTTCTCTTGGAACAGAGTTTTAGAAGAGCAAGAGGTGGTGACTTGCGTTCCAAGAGTTTAAAACTTTCACATGAAGAGAAAAAGAGCGGCTTGAGAGATGAGAATAAACCACAATTCTTCAGACGTGTTTCGTCACTGTCCAGCCTTGAAGTTTTTGGTTCATTTCTGACCGAACTTCCCCGAGACAGTTCTGCAAGAAAATCTGTAGACCTAGATACTAACTTGGTACCCAAGAAATCTTTATTGTTATCAGAGACTCTGGTAAGAacagagaaggaagaagaaaaaaatgaggaGGAAAAGGAGAGAAGCCAAGAAGCAGAGACTTTACTCTCACCAG GTCTAATTTCTTTAGAGAATAACAaccacgaagaagaagaagatgaagatgtctACTTCTGTTACGTAAAGAAGCTTCTAAAATTTTCAGGCTTCCTTGAAAACGAAGTAAAATGGTACTCAGATGATCAACCACTGGATCCATCACTGCTCTACGAACTCAAcatacaagaagaagaagaagtgaacaAAGAGCTTCTCTTTGATTTGGTTAACGAAGCAATCACCGAGACTCGCAACCAATCACACATATATTTCCCTAAAACATTCTCTTTTGCGTATCCAAAGGGGAAACGTTTTCTTGATGAGGTATGGAGAAGAGTCGAGTGGAGCCTCTTAGGGCTAGGAGCTCAGGGTAGTGATCGTTCATTGGATGATATCGTGGGAAGAGATTTTACAAAGGGTGATGGATGGATGAGTCTTAGAGGTGAATCTGAATGGCTGAC